Sequence from the Plasmodium relictum strain SGS1 genome assembly, contig: PRELSG_00_v1_185, whole genome shotgun sequence genome:
ATTTTAGGactcctttataattttgtattaaagCTTCTATATAAtgcaaaattaattaaatcgcctttaaaaactaaaatctataataagttaaaaatttaattgacACAATCCACTTGCCAtccttttttcatttattctTTTCACATGAAAAATTCTCCccaaaaaaaagttaaaaaaatatgcaaaaaaaaacataaaaataaatacacaaaaaaaaaatagacattaatataattataaccgAGATGtgtctaaaaaaaaatcttttattaGACACACTAAGTTGGTCTCAGTGCTAATGCTTTAGCTTTTACATACAATGAACTCCTAGATaagacaaaataaaattttttcatattaattGGTTGGTGTTATTCAATTAATCATTCACATGTATAAATAAGTTTTGTTAAGGAAAAACTTAAAACTGCATATTAATTAAgataaatgaatttattcattGATCGATAGTACATCAAACAATAAaactaataaataaaatgtaaaatagcatcaattaattttatttattctataATAACTTatagataatataaaaaatcgTTATCTATGTATACCTtataatatgaaataaaggaattatttcatttaaaatttataatccTCTAATTGAAgatatttcaaataaatattttatatttttcaataaattattaaatattaaaaagtagTTCTAtagtttaataaaaattctcaattattttattaaaattgtttcatataaaaaaaaaatattcttaaaactttctcatatttatatatatatatattaaaaggaTATTTTGTTCtccaaaaaagaaaagtattgttaaaaaaaaataataattcttttttattaatgtacATATTTCCAGTAATCTCATTTTCTTAAATACTTTTTGTACATAACTAAAATATTACCCTTATTACATTTCATCGTAGTGAGTAATTAAAATAGCTACTGAACGAATTCTTGTTTTACAtcctattattatttaaaaaaaagtaatataacaaataacatCTCAATTGTAGCTCATTAAACGATTCATGAaatgttaatatatattaagtgGATAATCCTATTTAGTATAttaattcaaaattttttaatataataaactttaaataaataaaactgAAAATTTgttcaaatattttaaaattatattcttAACTAATATGTAAGCAAATATTCAATTATCAAATAATTCTATGATTTTCCctttgttaataaaaatatttttagccCTTTATATAATGATAGTTAGCTGTTCATACGGAAAATGGAAAGTTATCAATAGttagttttaataaaaaaaaagatgacaatttttttttcctgtGTGTTATTGTTCTTATAAaatctatttttattcatttataaataaaaaagtttatttttttttgtatgcTTAAATATAAGGAATAATTTTCAACAAAAAtgtttttgtaaaatttttgttcATAAATAGAACTAATCtttaaacaataaaaaaattaaatatgaaattaaaaaggaaaaaaaaatatttttttttttattgatatttaatttttacttattcttatttttttaaacactATTAATAACTATAACTTAAATTTATTTGCttgttttaattaattatttagatacccaataattttaatgaagatttaaatttacaataaaaataaagatatatttttatttaagtaAATAAGTGAATCTCAAATAATAATTGccaaattatataaattctacgtataaaatttacatacgagtatcataaatatatttttacaatgaATAAAATCAGTAGAAGCATCTATAGATACTCTTTGTTAATTTGTCTGTTCAATAGTATAGCAAATCCATTAAACAGACAACCAATGAATCAATGaaacaaataatttttttcattctttttttttgagtaAACTTTTCATAAAGAATCAGGCAAtatgtttaatactctagcaaagtcattaaatagacaattaataaatcaatttgATAATCCAATTGGGttctttttatatcattttatatataacttGCATTTGCCAacaaatgatttattaattgacagtttgaatatttttgcaatattttaaatagtcAAAGTAATAAGGAGAATATAGAGAAATCTCTACTAATTTTAcgtataataaaataacataatatagataattatataatctttatataactatttatataacataaaataaatttattttatatattatttaatctCGTTTTCAAAATTGTTTACTACagtttatttttacttacgTATTAGTTTGAAtcattgatttttttttaaaagtctttattttttattatttatctttAAAGTAAACTTAAATAAATCACAtgacaaaattaaaaattaaaaaaattaatgataaaTAGAATATTTTATAGACCACTGGTCaatgaataaattcattGCCCTTAATTAATGTACAGTTTGAAATTAgtcttaataaaatttatatatatatgttcgTAGTTAATTTTGTAGTACTAGGCAATTATTTATAAcctaaataattatttctttatctaGGAGTACATTACATGTAATAAGTTAAGTTACTAGAACCATGACCAACTTAGTGTGTttcattactattttttttacatgtCTCGGTTATGATTATattatatcttcttttttttattttttttatttaaaaatttttttaaaaaaaaaattattatttttttttttttagaatgaattttttatggAGAAAGattgtaaaataaaaggaTAGCAAGTggattacttttattttatttaacttttatagacttttattttcttaaagtGATTGTATTAgttttgtattataaaaatagaatctataatacaaaattataaaggagtcctaaaactttctctttattaacttggaTATTCATTACTTTCATCCAAGTCTTTGAatatccaattaataaatcaaccACATAAatcacataaaaaaaattatttaattagtacttttttaaaataccaTATAGAATAGAATGAGCTTATAATATCATATACTGATAGGcatctgatttattaattggatgTTCAATGACTTttctagagtattaaacaaacaaattagtAAAGCGTACGTACAATTAAATATACTGATTTTCGTATTACATATAGAAACACTTATATATAGCATTTAATATGATAAAGTAATTCTGTATTGTTTAACAGGAATGTTTTTACTTTTACaaatgtattattatttacaaagaataagtatgttcttttaattaaaatgcaCACACAAAattaagttataaaaaataaaaaaaattaaactttaAGTTACTCAGTACTATTTCAAAGTAAACAAATCGAGTACTATATAAACATTACACATTTCATACagtcatttttatattttaagtaaaatataaattctcttttcccttttttttttacaataaaataaaaaaattaaaatattttttttaattacaaaaataagaACAATAAAacaaacataaaaaaaaaatatagctatatatatatgtataatatatttatatttttttaactagcatCATTGTATGgatgatttatattttcctaaATAGTAAGCTAACTTTATAtactataaaaattaataatatcttttattaatcagtattatataaaattgttTGATGCCATCATTCACTAGTCGTTAACATTGTTTGAAATAGAGTAAAAATACCATTTATTCATTACTATATTATACTATTGTCTTattaaatattcaaaaaaataaataataatatttatttaccaattcataaatttttaacgtaaatatttctcatttattaaaacatTATTTCCATTTATGAATTCaccaaaaaaataattttttcataaaacatattttttttaaatatatatttttattctgtTTCATTTTTAGTAAAATCTGTCAACCTTTGGTTAATATGAAATAATGCGAGTAAAATACATTGCatattatctatattttctttagtgttatcttcatttatcttattatatatcataaaataaGGACGTTCCAGAATTGActtaattttcattattttcttgtaaagtttttttgatatattagtttttatataactttttaaagtactaaataaatataaatttattatttttaacttaattttttccAATTTAGATTTTTCAGCTTCTATAATGGAAAGTAAATGCAATTGatgtttttttgttaaaatttcttttgtttcatgtgaaatatttttctttttactattttcatttataaatattaataacttgcgtattttattaataatgtttacttgttttattataaacGCTTCTCCAAGTAACTCCATAAGGATTTCATTAGCATAAGATAAATGTCTTACTTTCTTTGTATCATTTATgaaatcattaaaattttttcctttcttattttcttcattcaaatttaaattaaaaacttTACAGGCTTCTTCATGGTACTCtaaaatacatttttcttCCTCTAATAAAAGCTCCTGAATCATTTTCATGGaacttatataattatttttacttaataaattatctAATTCTTTCCTATTTTTTGcgttttctttattaaaaaaataaaaaatactatttattattatgttGTAGTCTTCATATGATAAATTCAGCttatcaaaaatattttgaagtTTAATAAAACGCTCTTGAACACTTTTAGCTTTTCTTATACTATAAGGTTGTATAAAATGCTGAGTTGTAATTTTATAAGTACATTCTCTTAATAGAAATccattttttaatgattctTCCACACAACCTATATATTTATCCATGGATtctaataaatcaaataaacGTTTAAAATTTGCACATGATTGAATAAATCGAGGTTGAAATAACTTATTATGCATGAAATTGTCCATAATTGTTGATTTTACATCATCTATTTGCTTCATAAATTCAAGTTCAGGTATTAATTCtctaaaaaattcaaataacTCCCTCATTCTTTGaaatatttcttcttttttattaaatttataatttacactatgtttaaatgataaaatataattataacttTCTTCTGATTTAGTGTCTCTTATATTTCGATCATAgtattctttaatttttgtaaaatcaTATGGATTAATTTTTAGTAGTTCTTCATTTATAAGAgcttttaatgaaaaaacgTTTatgttcaattttttttccaaATTAGAATACTTATTTACTATTTCATTTCTTAAAGagtcttttattttttctaaatttggAATTGTATTATttgataaataataaatttctcTTTCGAAAAAAGTTGAAAGAGAATAAACCAGGTTTTCAATATCCCTATTAGGACTATCTTTTCCTCTGGAAGAAACATGAAGATAATTGGAATTACTATTATCATCTGAATCATAACTTTTATGGCATTTTGTATTCACTAGATATCTTATGCATGACTGTGCATTACCATCGTTAACACCCAtactataaataaaaataaaataacaatattatatatatatatataatatttaagataaaaaatcttttatattagatgcttaaaaaatatatacccTCTAGCAGATAAATCAATAAAACAATTTTGAATGtaatgtaatatttttttatgaatttcattaatttcttCCTCATTGCTTTCATTTTCTAGgattttatttgattttcgtttatatttttttattaagcgtgaattttctttactattttttatagatGCAGTAGGTctagaaaaaaaacatacatacatatatgCATGCATCCGTGTAGAGAAAACTTAATTAAAACAAGAAATTTTAtatgttaaaatatttaaaaaagaatatactgaTTTTTAGAGGAACCAGGAAGAGCATTTTCTAGTCCAAcacatttttcattttctatgTCCATTAAATTCACTGATCTAGAAGATTCTTCCATCATATAAGTTGTTAAATTTTGTCTAAAAGCAAGGAACATcatatatacaaatatattatttatttaaaacaaaatactATATGCATAAAAATAGTCAATATAATATGTACTGTTCTGTAGAAAGTTCATCATTAATCATTTGTGATTCAACTGATTCTTCATTTGCATTTTCTGTGGGTATTAAATTGTTAGCAGTGAAGagtatattttcataattaataGTTGAATATtgactaaaaaaaaaagaattacatatttataaaatatattaaataaaaataaaatgatttCCATGCAtagatatattaatatactCTCCTAGGAGTAGCTCAAGTAATCCCCCTTTCCTATAATTAGGAGTAACTGGTTCataattgaaaatatattgtaGATTATGTGAATTTTCATgctctttattttttgtatctaTTGAACTTATGTTAGAATGCTCTGTTTCAGTAATAATACTTGAATAGTTTCTAAAAATAAAGCAAATTACATATACATAAAACCTTTagtttaaacaaaaaatttattaatagaaaatatcTTAAAACTATATACGGTTCACAAAAAAAATCAATTGGTTCTATTGTTAAAATTGGTAATTCATTCTGTACTCCATCTGAACTATTTTCTAAACAATGTGATTTACTTTTCTCTAAGTATGTTGTGCCATCTAAACTTTCCATGTTATGAagctctttttttttatgagtAGTTGAATGTTGtctaaaataaacaaaaaaaaaaaaatacatataatcataaaatattgaattaatataaaatatgattTATGTGAAAAAATTcctaaaagaatatactgcTCCATGGAGAAATCAATAGATATATTTGGTATATCAGGAATTTCATCTTGTTCGATATCTTttgtataaattaaatttcttATACTATGAGATTTGTctcttatataattatttgaataaattctatgaataaaaaatttatatatatatgtaatatttaattaaaataaatgtcttttcaaatgaaaatatcAAAGAATTATGTACTCTTCTGAGGATAGATCTAGGTTCTCATGCTGTTCTTGTGAGATacaaatattaattaatataGCATATTGCaaggaataaaaaaaaaatttgatatgcaacatttttttatatttgcaatgtttattttttactaaatttataaaaaaaaaggagaaaaagaaaatatgttattcatatattaaaattatattctaTTTGTAATATATGttaagttttatttttactaaataataacatatacttttatattttatgcttctataatgaaaaaaatattagcaCAGTATATTTCATatgttaaattattaaaattatataaaagattaaatttttattcagaaaatatcaaaatattttgattttatgctaaaaattataaataaatatttttaataaattaaatttaagttatataattattttttcctaTTAAATAGTCTgattttcataattaaaaacatgattaaaaatttgaataaaaataaattgtatatttttactcATTAATACATTTATGATTATGTGAGAACTTATAAGTTTAATAAATCGTATAGATAGAACAAAAAAatctatttaaataatatttaaaattattttttgcttttttcttattttactATGTAAAAACCTATATACcaagtaaaatataattttttttttttcatagtTACCAATATAatgttaaattattaatatttttcagaAGATATGCTAACATATTAATACTAATTTTAATGTTTTCTATGTTaccaaaattataaattttattttatcaaaataaaaagaaaaagaaaaatgactAAATTAGTGcaactttttaaataaatttatacaaataatttaaattgtttttattgcaataatataattttaaaatgattaaattatttttattcaaaaaatgcatgtaataatgattttttataatgcAATGaagtttaaaatatatgGCATTTATAAGTCAAAAATATGCAAATAACATAAATTAATAGATAAATATgattatttgaaaataaataagttatttattaaaaatattatttaactCGACTCTTAATGACTTTGATATGTTACAGAAAAAACTAAAGAGCTTACGGATAaatttctattaattttaattattctaaaaatatatttattctacaagtaaactttatatatatagtttataTTACTTAGCATTTACTATTTTCGAgcatttatattaataaaaatttatcttcgttcttattaaaaatttaaataccAGTTAAAACTACTTATTATGCgtaaaataactttttaaataaaataaacgaCGTATATTAGAGTtactcatatttttttttaaaatacataaagattaaatatttataaaaataaaagtattcttgtttttcttttaaatttctaatttaatttttcatgattttaaaaattaatatgattaataaaatttaattgcctaaaaaaaaattttttttagtgtaCATATTAAAGTATGTAATGTACTGTAAGAATTTTAATGTACATTTTTTCcttaaataatttacatatataattaatctTTCACGTATACTACATTTCtttttagtaaaaatatagctaataaattatattgcTTATTGACAGAACGGAGAAGAATATTTTGTACATATTGCAATTAATAATTACTCTTgtgttatatttaataatgtaaaaaagaaatttccTTATACAAATATTGTTAATTTTATCGtttaaaatacttttaaaGGGTTCAAAAaactaattaataaatcatggAACGCCAAATGAAATAGATTTAGATGAAGACAAAActgttataattttattaatagaaaattCATTTGATTTTGTTAATGTAAAATgcataaatttcttttaaattatgtctcttttaattaattaaaattcgCTTTATATGTCATTTcaattattttcttatttgtTAATATGTCTCTTTTTCATTTCAATGTTTTTAGTAATTTTGATTAATGATACAAAGATCCATATACAATTCACCATAATATGAATTATCAATTAATTAttcaaaaagaaattatattattaagagttttaatttaaataaaaaaattaaagagtTCCAAAACATATGTATTTagatatatatgtatatatatttatgtgcgtaaattttatttcatattacAGGAACATAAGAATTCCAATACTAAGAGAGTAGTTATATCTATACTCATAAATAATAAGTTTTCTTCTACTATTTTATAACCTGATTTTAAGTCTAACTTATTGTAATAACTAAAAATTCACCTTCTAAAGTAATAAAGCATTAGTTTTACCAATATTAACTCTCTCGATATGCagtaatattatatattatatatttaatatttcttatttagttattctatttttattatacaagataatatttcttaataaaaagctaggttattttttttttttcagtttACTTTATGAATCTAtagttatttaaaaagaatgtaataaattaaaaggaaaaataattaatataatgtttaaattcaaaataagaaaacgtacaaaagaataaaaaattcttataaaaattcGAGTTCtgttaatattaaaataattaatatacatatatatttatacaattAAAGTGAAATAAATAGCTACTTTGATGGATTTTCAGCATTAAACatcaaatatttaataataattaaacattttttttcttaaattctcttaagaaaaaatttaagttcTCATTTCACTGAACATAAACTAATTCTTTATATTGATATATAAATAGTTTCTTTGTGAcctaatttttatttctaaattttttttttgttttatacttttattgTTCTTTATACTGTTtcagaaataatttttcttaccttttattactatattcttctatttttcataattcaAAATATCTGACTTTCGTAACTCAGATATTTGATATCGacaataaattataatgGGATTcattctatttattttactttttaatttagcttattttattttgttttaatttattatattttgttttattttagtttattttacttttaatagttatatatttataaattagaaaaaaaaataaaatcgaaaaaaaaaaacgaaaTTGTATCCTAATTaactatatatttaattaagaTAAAATAGAATGCTAAAGAATAACTATACttctaaaaatatgaattaaaaaaaaaaaaaattttttttttctttaattatttgtattaagataaaaaataatatatcataaaagtttttgaaaattatatttttttttaatatgtataaaaattgtttctttatatgaaaagaaaaaaatagaaataaaatatgaaactTGCACAGAAAAAGCTCATcctaataaattatatttatgcatgattaaaataaaagtgaatataaataataattatgctTTTTCTTAAagttaattaaaagaaaaatcttctattcttttcttcttgactattatttatattaagataaataataatgtaataaatttttttttgtaaactatatttttttagatatacaaaaaaattactttttttttatgaaaaaaaaaaaaaaatatagttccttatatttgtttttttatttacatttacgcgaacaaaatttttaatatttaatatatattttttatccttatattattatctattacttatttttatttttaacttttctttttattatattatttcttattgTTTTGTCAATTGCCTATCCAATGGCTTTTCTGGAGTATTAAacatattaataaagagcatgcataactaaatatacttatttttagtgtatatacttattcttaaaatatgtatacagaaatatttatcatatataacatttaatttaaattaagcAATTATGCATTGCTTAAGAGACGTATATTAactttgaaaattttatactTTACAAAGAGtcagtatattcttttaatttagaaacgtttaaaaataattaagttataacaaataacaaaattaaattttaatttattcactGTTATTTCAACATATATAATTTGAAGataacataaatattatacttatttattaaaagaaataaaaattttccttATAATTACTTTtcatacattaatttttttatatttcaattaAACATTAGTTCTCTCTTCAATTAAAAAGTAAacgcaaaaaaaaaattattaaatcttttttttttttaataattataaagatgtataaagaataaaataaacaaaaaaaatatagctataatattttttttaaccaGTGTCTGTATTTGGCTGACTTGTATTTTCCTAACTAGTAAGCTAACTTTAGATAACATTGTATACTTAGCTAATAAAAGTATGtatattaactttttgtatataataaCTAGCTAAAATAACAACGAAGAAATTTAGCCTCGCACACAATGTTATCAATGCCAATCATGCGTTTTTagctaaataaaaaaaaaaaaaattctttaattagttttttttttaaca
This genomic interval carries:
- a CDS encoding fam-j protein, translating into MLHIKFFFYSLQYAILINICISQEQHENLDLSSEEIYSNNYIRDKSHSIRNLIYTKDIEQDEIPDIPNISIDFSMEQQHSTTHKKKELHNMESLDGTTYLEKSKSHCLENSSDGVQNELPILTIEPIDFFCEPNYSSIITETEHSNISSIDTKNKEHENSHNLQYIFNYEPVTPNYRKGGLLELLLGDQYSTINYENILFTANNLIPTENANEESVESQMINDELSTEQQNLTTYMMEESSRSVNLMDIENEKCVGLENALPGSSKNQPTASIKNSKENSRLIKKYKRKSNKILENESNEEEINEIHKKILHYIQNCFIDLSARGMGVNDGNAQSCIRYLVNTKCHKSYDSDDNSNSNYLHVSSRGKDSPNRDIENLVYSLSTFFEREIYYLSNNTIPNLEKIKDSLRNEIVNKYSNLEKKLNINVFSLKALINEELLKINPYDFTKIKEYYDRNIRDTKSEESYNYILSFKHSVNYKFNKKEEIFQRMRELFEFFRELIPELEFMKQIDDVKSTIMDNFMHNKLFQPRFIQSCANFKRLFDLLESMDKYIGCVEESLKNGFLLRECTYKITTQHFIQPYSIRKAKSVQERFIKLQNIFDKLNLSYEDYNIIINSIFYFFNKENAKNRKELDNLLSKNNYISSMKMIQELLLEEEKCILEYHEEACKVFNLNLNEENKKGKNFNDFINDTKKVRHLSYANEILMELLGEAFIIKQVNIINKIRKLLIFINENSKKKNISHETKEILTKKHQLHLLSIIEAEKSKLEKIKLKIINLYLFSTLKSYIKTNISKKLYKKIMKIKSILERPYFMIYNKINEDNTKENIDNMQCILLALFHINQRLTDFTKNETE